In Tenrec ecaudatus isolate mTenEca1 chromosome 4, mTenEca1.hap1, whole genome shotgun sequence, a single window of DNA contains:
- the LOC142446799 gene encoding olfactory receptor 51I2-like — protein sequence MGSAGTNISNTSSFMLTGFPEMGALEPLLTAILLLLSAVSILGNTLILFIVKEEQSLHQPMYYFLSLLSVNDLGVSFSTLPTVLAALCFHAPEAAFDACLAQMFFIHFFSWTESGILLAMSFDRYVAICNPLRYSTVLTDACVAHMGLFIIIRSFCMVFPLPFLLKRLPFCKANLLTHAYCLHPDLIRLPCGDTTINSLYGLAIVISAFGVDSVLTLLSYVLILRSVLAIASREERLKTLNTCASHICAVLIFYMPMVSVSMVHRFGRHAPEYVHKFMSLVYLFVPPMLNPIIYSIKTKEIRRRLHKILLGTRL from the coding sequence ATGGGAAGTGCTGGGACCAACATCTCAAACACCTCCAGCTTCATGTTAACAGGCTTCCCAGAGATGGGGGCTCTGGAGCCCTTGCTGACGGCCATACTCTTGCTTCTCTCTGCCGTCTCTATCCTGGGAAACACTCTCATTCTATTCATCGTGAAGGAGGAGCAGAGCTTGCACCAGCCAATGTACTATTTCCTCTCCCTGCTGTCTGTCAATGACTTGGGTGTGTCCTTTTCCACGTTGCCCACTGTACTCGCTGCCCTGTGCtttcatgctccagaggctgcatttgATGCCTGCCTGGCCCAAATGTTCTTCATCCACTTTTTCTCCTGGACAGAGTCTGGGATCCTCCTCGCCATGAGTTTTGACAGATATGTTGCTATCTGTAACCCTTTGCGCTACTCGACAGTGCTCACTGATGCCTGTGTTGCTCACATGGGTCTGTTCATCATCATTCGAAGCTTCTGTATGGTTTTCCCACTGCCATTTCTCCTGAAGAGGCTGCCGTTCTGTAAGGCCAACCTGCTGACCCATGCCTACTGCCTACATCCAGACTTGATCCGCCTGCCCTGTGGAGATACCACAATCAACAGCTTGTATGGCCTGGCCATTGTCATCTCTGCCTTTGGCGTCGACTCTGTGCTCACCCTTCTCTCCTATGTGCTCATACTGCGCTCTGTGCTGGCCATCGCTTCCCGGGAGGAGAGGCTTAAGACCCTCAACACCTGTGCGTCACACATCTGTGCTGTGCTCATCTTCTACATGCCCATGGTTAGCGTGTCCATGGTCCACAGGTTTGGGAGGCATGCCCCTGAATATGTGCACAAGTTCATGTCCTTGGTCTACCTCTTTGTCCCTCCAATGCTGAACCCAATTATCTATTCCATCAAGACTAAAGAGATCCGCAGGAGGTTGCATAAGATACTATTGGGAACCAGACTCTGA